The DNA segment TATGCCCGTATAGTCTATAGTTCTGAAGATAAAAAATATCATCTTAAAAAGGGATTAGATACTGAAAAGGACCAGAGCTATTTCTTATACAGACTCTCTCAGGGACAATTATCAAAGATAAGATTTCCGCTTGGAGAGCTTACAAAAAAAGAGGTCTCAGAGATGGCCGAATCTCTTGACCTGCCGGTGGATGAGATTAAAGAGAGTCAGGAGGTGTGTTTTGTAACTCAGGAAGGCTATCAGGAGTTTATCTCAAACCGGATTCCTGAATCAATGAGTCCCGGTAACTTTGTATCATCTTCGGGCGAGGTACTTGGGCAACACAAGGGAGTTGCCTTTTACACCATTGGACAACGGAAGGGGCTTGGTGTTGCAGCAGGTGAGCGTCTTTATGTAACACAAATTGATACAGGAAAAAATGAGATCGTGCTGGGAACACGAGACGACCTTTCTGCAACAGGACTTATTGCACGAAATATTCATATAATAAGCGGTGAACCGTTTACACAACCAAAAAAACTTTTTGCAAAGATAAGATACAGGAATACGCCTGTGCCTGTTTTAGTGAGGCCGGTTGACGGGGAAGGAGTAGAGGTTGTGTTTGAAAACCCTCAGCAGGCAATCACCCCCGGCCAGTCTATTGTTTTTTATGATAATGATGAGGTTATTGGCGGGGGGATTATAGTATGAAACGATTAATCTATGCTTTCATTATTCACATCATCATTACCTTCTTATGCCGGACTGCTATGGCAACTAACGGTTATCAGTTAATAGGCGTTGGTCAGGCTCAAAAAAGCATGGGAGGCGCTGTTACTGCCGCTCCTATGGACACTATGACTGCAATCAGTAATCCTGCCGGGATGGCTCGTGTAGGGGAAAGGGCTGACTTCAGCATGGATGCATTCATGCCTGTACGGTATGTGGACTTTTCTGCA comes from the Nitrospirota bacterium genome and includes:
- the mnmA gene encoding tRNA 2-thiouridine(34) synthase MnmA, translating into MQNKKVLVGMSGGIDSSVTAMLLKKQGFDVIGATLKIWEEGEYLDGEWHERSCCKIGLARFAAENLKIPYYVWDAYKEFKKSVVDDFCSEYLRGRTPNPCIRCNEMVKFSILLENAVGIGADYVATGHYARIVYSSEDKKYHLKKGLDTEKDQSYFLYRLSQGQLSKIRFPLGELTKKEVSEMAESLDLPVDEIKESQEVCFVTQEGYQEFISNRIPESMSPGNFVSSSGEVLGQHKGVAFYTIGQRKGLGVAAGERLYVTQIDTGKNEIVLGTRDDLSATGLIARNIHIISGEPFTQPKKLFAKIRYRNTPVPVLVRPVDGEGVEVVFENPQQAITPGQSIVFYDNDEVIGGGIIV